In Lachancea thermotolerans CBS 6340 chromosome H complete sequence, a single genomic region encodes these proteins:
- the DPC29 gene encoding post-initiation translation factor DPC29 (similar to uniprot|P53212 Saccharomyces cerevisiae YGR021W Hypothetical ORF): MLRLLKPGRCPSALRLFSTCSARLSGHNKWSTIKHDKAKNDAEKNKLFNKFANQIALAVKLGGGSTDPALNIRLAAAIESANKNNVTKRVVENAIKKGSGAGGKDGSKSGSCVYEGMGPGGVAFVVEALTDNKNRTIGLVRSTFSKVNGSMTPTLYFFDRKGYIIVQPPQELDDFDQVFEKVLEHEGVEDLEQVDPENDALAAEDLAPGFASSVYELSTEPAATNQVASSLKQHGFHIKEVGIGYVPKSDMLVDVQNEDTMKSVEKFMGQLDEIDDVTDFYCNLRK; the protein is encoded by the coding sequence ATGCTGCGTCTTTTGAAACCCGGCCGCTGCCCGTCGGCCTTACGCcttttctcaacttgcAGCGCAAGACTATCGGGTCATAACAAGTGGTCGACCATCAAGCACGACAAGGCAAAGAACGATGCCGAGAAgaacaagctcttcaacaagttcGCTAATCAGATCGCGCTCGCTGTGAAGCTCGGCGGCGGCTCCACCGACCCTGCGCTAAACATCCGGCTGGCTGCGGCTATCGAGTCCgccaacaagaacaacgtTACCAAAAGAGTGGTCGAGaacgccatcaagaagggctCGGGGGCAGGTGGCAAGGACGGTTCGAAATCCGGGTCGTGCGTCTACGAAGGCATGGGCCCCGGCGGTGTCGCATTTGTTGTTGAGGCGTTGACCGACAATAAAAACAGAACCATTGGCCTGGTGAGGAGCACCTTTAGCAAGGTCAACGGCAGCATGACTCCTACGCTCTACTTCTTCGACAGGAAAGGCTACATTATCGTGCAGCCGCCGCAGGAACTCGACGACTTCGATCAGGTCTTTGAGAAGGTGCTTGAACACGAGGGCGTTGAGGACCTGGAACAGGTGGATCCTGAAAACGATGCATTGGCCGCTGAAGACCTGGCGCCCGGCTTTGCATCGAGCGTCTACGAGCTCAGCACCGAGCCTGCGGCGACAAACCAGGTGGCATCGAGCCTTAAACAGCATGGTTTCCATATCAAAGAGGTTGGGATTGGCTACGTGCCCAAGAGTGACATGTTAGTGGATGTCCAGAACGAAGACACTATGAAGTCGGTTGAAAAGTTTATGGGCCAGCTTGACGAAATAGACGATGTTACGGATTTTTACTGCAACCTGAGAAAGTAG
- a CDS encoding KLTH0H08800p (some similarities with uniprot|Q6Q5F4 Saccharomyces cerevisiae YPR015C Hypothetical ORF), with amino-acid sequence MGLIEERGRDASQERGRGESQERGGRSLSEILREVKKPEIRSRARRGEGDAARDPHVPPPLTPTPPLVHTPPMVHTPPLPQSALPFAHMAPLAHPAALAVPARAPPSATLHECHVCGKTFSRPSGLNTHALIHTGHQPFVCDVPHCGKRFNVKSNLIRHKKIHDKPRD; translated from the coding sequence ATGGGCTTGATAGAGGAGCGAGGCCGAGACGCAAGCCAGGAGCGAGGCCGGGGCGAGAGCCAGGAGCGCGGGGGCCGGTCGCTGTCCGAGATCCTGCGCGAGGTGAAGAAGCCCGAGATCCGCAGCcgagcgcggcgcggcgAGGGGGATgcggcacgtgacccgcacgtgccgccgccgctgaCGCCCACACCGCCGCTGGTGCACACGCCGCCAATGGTACATacgccgccgctgccgcaGTCCGCCCTGCCGTTCGCGCACATGGCCCCGCTCGCGCACCCTGCGGCGCTGGCGGTGccggcgcgcgcgccgccgAGCGCCACACTCCACGAGTGCCACGTGTGCGGCAAGACCTTCTCGCGGCCCAGCGGGCTCAACACCCACGCCCTGATCCACACCGGCCACCAGCCCTTCGTGTGCGACGTCCCGCACTGCGGCAAGCGTTTCAACGTCAAGAGCAACCTGATCCGCCACAAGAAGATCCACGACAAGCCGCGCGACTGA
- the MRX21 gene encoding Mrx21p (similar to uniprot|Q12251 Saccharomyces cerevisiae YPR011C) — protein sequence MAQENGWTRALRSDASVAFIAGGVAGAVSRTVVSPFERVKILLQVQSSTHAYNQGIFGAVRQVYAEEGVPGLLRGNGLNCVRIFPYSAVQFVVYEFCKKQWFERGAADGRAPQQMQNWQRLLSGALCGGCSVLATYPLDLVRTRLSIQTANLASLQRAKAANVAKPPGVWELLENTYKNEGGVVGLYRGVWPTSIGVVPYVALNFAVYEQLREFIPPSVDPGWASVFKLTIGALSGGVAQTITYPFDLLRRRFQVLAMGQNELGFRYKSVTDALVTIGRTEGFKGYYKGLTANLFKVVPSTAVSWVVYEAVRDLMQA from the coding sequence ATGGCCCAGGAAAACGGCTGGACAAGGGCTCTCAGGAGCGACGCCAGCGTGGCGTTCATCGCGGGCGGCGTGGCCGGCGCGGTGTCGCGCACGGTGGTGTCGCCGTTCGAAAGAGTCAAGATCCTGCTGCAGGTGCAGAGCTCCACACACGCGTACAACCAGGGCATTTTCGGGGCTGTCAGGCAGGTGTACGCGGAGGAGGGCGTCCCCGGGCTGCTGCGCGGCAACGGCCTGAACTGCGTGCGGATCTTCCCCTACAGCGCGGTGCAGTTCGTCGTGTACGAGTTCTGCAAGAAGCAGTGGTTcgagcgcggcgcggcCGACGGGCGCGCGCCGCAGCAGATGCAGAACTGGCAGCGGCTGCTCAGCGGCGCGCTGTGCGGCGGCTGCAGCGTGCTGGCGACGTACCCGCTGGACCTCGTGCGCACCCGGCTGTCCATCCAGACGGCGAACCTTGCGAGCCTGCAGCGCGCCAAGGCCGCCAACGTCGCCAAGCCGCCTGGCGTGTGGGAGCTGCTGGAGAACACGTACAAAAATGAGGGCGGCGTGGTGGGCCTGTACCGCGGCGTCTGGCCCACCAGCATCGGCGTCGTGCCCTACGTCGCGCTCAACTTCGCCGTCTACGAGCAGCTGCGCGAGTTCATTCCGCCCAGCGTCGACCCCGGCTGGGCCAGCGTGTTCAAGCTCACCATCGGCGCGCTGAGCGGCGGCGTGGCCCAGACCATCACCTACCCGTTCGACCTGCTTCGGCGCCGCTTCCAGGTGCTGGCTATGGGCCAGAACGAGCTGGGCTTCCGCTACAAGAGCGTAACCGACGCGCTCGTCACCATAGGCCGCACCGAAGGCTTCAAGGGCTACTACAAAGGCCTGACTGCcaaccttttcaaggttgTCCCATCCACAGCTGTTAGCTGGGTCGTCTACGAAGCTGTCCGCGACCTCATGCAGGCGTAG
- the TIF6 gene encoding translation initiation factor 6 (highly similar to uniprot|Q12522 Saccharomyces cerevisiae YPR016c TIF6 translation initiation factor 6 (eIF6) singleton) codes for MASRTQFENSNEVGVFSKLTNSYCLVTVGGSENFYSAFEAELGDAIPIVHTTIAGTRIIGRMTAGNRRGLLVPTQTTDQELHHLRNSLPDSVKIQRVEERLSALGNVICCNDYVALVHPDIDRETEELIADVLGVEVFRQTISGNVLVGSYCALSNQGGLVHPQTSIQDQEELSSLLQVPLVAGTVNRGSSVVGAGMVVNDYLAVTGLDTTAPELSVIESIFRLQDAQPDSISGNLRDTLIETYS; via the coding sequence ATGGCTAGCAGAACGCAATTTGAGAACTCCAACGAGGTCGGCgtgttttccaagctgaCCAACTCGTACTGCCTGGTCACCGTCGGTGGCTCCGAGAACTTCTACTCGGCGTTCGAGGCCGAGCTGGGGGACGCGATCCCCATCGTGCACACCACGATCGCGGGCACGCGTATCATCGGCCGGATGACCGCGGGCAACCGCAGAGGCCTGCTGGTGCCCACACAGACCACGGACCAGGAGCTGCACCACCTCAGGAACAGTCTGCCCGACTCGGTCAAGATCCAGCGTGTGGAGGAGCGTCTCTCGGCGCTGGGCAACGTGATCTGCTGCAACGACTACGTGGCGCTCGTGCACCCTGACATCGACCGCGAGACCGAGGAGCTGATCGCGGACGTGCTGGGCGTCGAGGTGTTCCGCCAGACCATCTCCGGCAACGTGCTGGTGGGCTCGTACTGTGCGCTGAGCAACCAGGGTGGCCTGGTGCACCCGCAGACCTCCATCCAGGATCAGGAAGAGCTGTCGTCGCTGCTGCAGGTGCCGCTGGTCGCGGGCACTGTCAACCGCGGTTCGTCCGTCGTGGGCGCGGGCATGGTCGTCAACGACTACCTCGCGGTCACGGGACTCGACACCACGGCGCCCGAGCTCAGCGTCATCGAGAGCATCTTCCGCCTGCAGGACGCCCAGCCCGACTCCATCTCGGGCAACCTGCGCGACACGCTGATCGAGACCTACTCGTAG
- the CHS5 gene encoding Chs5p (some similarities with uniprot|Q12114 Saccharomyces cerevisiae YLR330W CHS5 Protein of unknown function involved in chitin biosynthesis by regulating Chs3p localization also involved in cell fusion during mating) yields MASVEVSLTVGRLDASLALLTTKNHHVIEFPTMLLPDNIKAGSIVKIQVAEDADLERQELEQFQTLQDEILEKYGTHSPQSPVLKVVNVTQTSGVLGWEPIELGSAQLKSLLLYKDGVRSLMIPNPFKTTATKISGLSVDSEYTFQLKLCTTSGDLWSEKITLHTHKMTDMSGITACLGALDGIEGITREHIENSLKEIGAKPLQSHVTIDTTHFISNDKDSDDDEFHKAQQSNVPIVRPEWVRACELERRIVGVRGFYLDADPNNLASYKFLKLPPKEGQQPVSNAAEDGNVMATDSKSLKEPVEEGEDAVNGDISESATPIQAEKGSREDTVINDSAELKTEDEGTQASQVKLDEAVTNPEYDDGMPEADVAEPAAEFAAEPAAEPVAEPAAESVAESITETAAEPIAESTEEPAEEPAEEPAEEPAEEPAEEPAEEPADEPAEEPADEPEVPVKAEAEIESINNEDINTSRVNTELDESQDAQAVAENAGFHDQPPANTETTVTGEKDLQEAADENAGDFASRQEAEIQEASSTIEPNGMSEVGAVAPTSSQELRHGNAEEDEARAAGTQLDQVEVVGEDNSQLNQKEESTDVSAAEESAEPNASLPKPEANGTQTSSKKKKNKKNKKKGKK; encoded by the coding sequence ATGGCATCCGTGGAAGTTTCCTTAACGGTCGGTAGACTGGACGCGTCCCTCGCGCTCCTGACTACTAAAAACCACCATGTAATTGAGTTCCCAACGATGCTACTTCCGGATAACATCAAAGCTGGGTCAATTGTTAAAATACAAGTTGCAGAGGACGCAGATCTCGAAcgtcaagaacttgagcagTTCCAGACACTGCAAGATGAAATTCTCGAAAAGTACGGAACGCACAGTCCGCAAAGCCCTGTGCTTAAGGTCGTCAATGTTACACAAACGAGCGGCGTTTTAGGCTGGGAGCCTATTGAGTTAGGTTCTGCACAACTGAAGTCGCTGTTACTTTACAAAGATGGCGTGCGGTCTCTCATGATACCCAAtcctttcaaaacaacagcCACCAAAATTTCAGGACTTTCTGTCGACAGTGAATACACGTTCCAGCTTAAACTTTGCACAACATCTGGAGACCTCTGGTCCGAAAAAATAACGCTCCATACCCATAAGATGACAGACATGTCTGGCATAACAGCATGCTTGGGTGCGCTCGATGGAATCGAAGGCATCACAAGGGAACACATTGAGAATagtctcaaagaaatcgGCGCAAAACCATTACAATCTCATGTTACAATTGACACAACCCACTTTATCTCGAATGACAAAGATAGCGACGATGATGAATTTCATAAGGCCCAGCAGAGCAACGTTCCTATCGTGAGACCTGAGTGGGTGCGCGCttgtgagcttgaaagaaggATTGTTGGAGTGCGTGGCTTTTATCTAGATGCAGACCCAAATAATCTGGCGAGCTACAAGTTTTTAAAACTTCCTCCAAAGGAAGGACAGCAGCCTGTAAGCAACGCGGCTGAAGATGGTAATGTGATGGCAACTGATTCTAAATCTCTCAAAGAGCCTGTGGAAGAGGGAGAGGATGCTGTAAATGGAGATATAAGTGAGTCAGCTACACCTAtccaagctgaaaaaggctCTCGCGAGGACACTGTGATTAATGATTCTGCCGAGCTTAAGACTGAGGATGAGGGAACTCAAGCTTCGCAAGTCAAGCTCGACGAAGCTGTAACAAATCCCGAGTATGATGATGGAATGCCAGAAGCAGATGTTGCCGAACCAGCCGCCGAGTTTGCCGCCGAACCAGCCGCTGAGCCTGTTGCTGAGCCAGCCGCTGAGTCTGTTGCTGAATCTATCACTGAGACCGCAGCTGAACCTATCGCTGAGTCCACCGAAGAGCCtgccgaagagcctgccgaagagcctgccgaagagcctgccgaagagcctgccgaagagcctgccgaagagcctgcTGACGAGCCtgccgaagagcctgcTGACGAGCCTGAAGTCCCTGTCAAAGCAGAGGCAGAGATTGAAAGTATCAACAATGAAGACATAAACACTTCCAGGGTGAATACAGAGCTTGACGAAAGCCAAGATGCCCAGGCGGTTGCTGAAAACGCGGGTTTTCATGACCAGCCGCCAGCTAATACGGAAACGACCGTGACAGGGGAAAAAGATTTGCAGGAAGCTGCCGACGAGAACGCAGGCGATTTCGCTTCTAGGCAGGAGGCCGAGATTCAGGAAGCCAGCTCAACTATCGAGCCCAACGGTATGTCGGAAGTTGGAGCTGTAGCTCCAACTTCAAGTCAAGAATTAAGACATGGCAACgccgaagaagatgaagcgCGCGCTGCAGGCACCCAACTTGAccaagttgaagttgtaGGCGAAGATAATTCGCAGCTTAACCAGAAAGAGGAAAGCACAGATGTttcagcagcagaagagTCGGCGGAACCTAATGCTTCTCTGCCAAAGCCCGAGGCCAACGGGACACAGACCTCTagcaaaaagaagaagaacaagaagaacaagaagaagggcaaGAAATAG
- the MRA1 gene encoding Mra1p (conserved hypothetical protein), translating into MRPTSLLLNAAKKQKSGFDIPVELTPLFVAMGVAVSSACWFTYKKFRWDESLRVGRKNPDRSGLKTILEEPEKFEKKE; encoded by the exons ATGAGACCTACTAGTTTGCTATTGAACGCGGCC aagaaacaaaagtcTGGCTTCGACATCCCTGTTGAACTGACTCCTCTGTTTGTCGCCATGGGTGTTGCCGTCTCCTCTGCCTGCTGGTTCACTTACAAGAAGTTTAGATGGGACGAAAGTCTGAGAGTTGGTAGAAAGAACCCTGACAGATCTGGCCTGAAGACGATCTTGGAGGAGCCTGAAAAGTTCGAAAAGAAAGAGTAA
- the SPO74 gene encoding Spo74p (conserved hypothetical protein), giving the protein MSEGDSDCDLSELSHGLTQLSLRPANRSAASPARGARAPAKSALPKADSSSRVHLASVRNENYHLKLELTQKSQELEALRRQMQSLEKRKQMLGSTDGLLSLRNMKVHTWEPAGSPTRPHQSTLSECEIVTHFSGSPYKGERLGSQQDTASRASTSNSRVRRNHNFFRNFVVPFLQRNIDAFRHSDMFCDEAANLGQKLEEFKIHGSKNKELKVQLMMDILDGLNHLQQQCVAVLNRELQAKKVSSQLEFLFTVFLDPEQYGLVRQAHVEKLRQELYDVMLQLWDYDGRRPLSQEGSPSRKPTISGLPAKQMPRSGKIPKLQPQGFGKMARTLRKTPCDLPVAPSGVLENPRSTEFSPSNKPRAANRLDPLNNAYASERSRLKQNRDALEFIPIGYNEVMLSKKTPDRRPKSRSKLQESIHMTPLTRCANNEEEMETDSLQVFITEFFKDTQSQDDSTTTVASNF; this is encoded by the coding sequence ATGTCTGAAGGAGACTCTGATTGCGACCTTAGCGAGTTATCGCACGGCCTGACACAGCTTTCTCTCCGGCCAGCCAACAGAAGCGCTGCGTCCCCGGCACGCGGCGCGAGGGCGCCTGCGAAAAGCGCTTTGCCCAAAGCAGACTCCTCGTCGCGTGTGCATCTGGCGTCTGTGAGAAACGAAAACTATCACTTGAAATTGGAACTCACGCAGAAAAGccaggaacttgaagccCTGCGCCGCCAGATGCAGAGTCTGGAAAAACGGAAACAGATGCTCGGCTCCACAGACGGCCTTCTGAGCCTGAGAAACATGAAAGTGCACACCTGGGAGCCTGCGGGCTCGCCCACACGTCCCCACCAAAGCACGCTTTCTGAATGTGAAATTGTGACGCATTTCTCAGGATCACCTTATAAGGGCGAGCGCCTGGGTTCCCAGCAGGATACCGCATCGCGGGCCAGCACTAGCAATTCGCGTGTGCGCCGCAACCACAATTTTTTCCGAAACTTCGTTGTGCCGTTCCTGCAGAGAAACATCGATGCTTTTCGCCACAGCGACATGTTCTGTGACGAAGCCGCGAACCTGGGGcaaaagctcgaggagTTCAAAATACACGGgtccaaaaacaaagagctcaaggtTCAACTGATGATGGATATCTTGGATGGCCTGAACCATCTGCAGCAACAATGTGTCGCGGTACTCAATCGTGAGCTGCAGGCGAAAAAGGTTTCCTCGCAACTCGAGTTTCTATTTACGGTTTTCTTAGACCCCGAGCAGTATGGTCTCGTGCGGCAGGCACACGTTGAAAAACTGCGGCAGGAGCTTTACGATGTTATGCTGCAGCTGTGGGACTACGATGGAAGGCGGCCTTTATCGCAAGAAGGGTCACCCTCTCGAAAACCAACTATCAGCGGCTTACCCGCGAAGCAGATGCCTCGCAGTGGGAAAATTCCCAAATTGCAACCACAAGGGTTCGGAAAAATGGCTCGCACGCTCCGAAAAACACCTTGTGATCTTCCAGTTGCTCCTAGCGgtgttttggaaaaccCCCGCAGTACTGAATTCTCCCCTTCGAATAAACCCCGGGCGGCAAACCGCCTCGACCCTCTTAATAATGCGTATGCCTCGGAGCGCTCTCGTCTTAAACAGAACCGCGACGCTCTGGAGTTCATACCCATTGGCTACAACGAAGTcatgctttcaaagaagaccCCAGATCGTAGACCAAAGTCCCGgtcaaagcttcaagaatcCATACACATGACACCGCTCACAAGGTGTGCCAAcaacgaagaagagatgGAAACTGATTCGCTACAAGTTTTTATTAccgagttcttcaaagataCACAGAGTCAAGACGACTCGACTACGACGGTGGCCAGCAATTTTTAA
- a CDS encoding nucleobase:cation symporter-2 family protein (conserved hypothetical protein) — protein sequence MEFEESSQEASAVRVGSRVRSTWQKILHKFTTREGLLGDYDYAFLFTPSYPFKDWVNRKRGIEPMHRDQPFFSVHSEMPILLGLLLGLQHSLAMLAGVITPPIIISSVANFPMEVQQYLVSASLIVSAIMSSIQITRFHIPYTPYYIGSGLLSVVGTSFATITIVEKAIPVMYTSGFCPMEADGTKGACYAGYGALLGTAACCALLEVAMSFTPPKVLQKVFPKIVTGPVVLCIAVSLIQSGFNDWVGGSGCVGAICPSEGAPMAGEWGSARFIGLGFLVFTTIVTCEKWGSPIMKSCAVIVGLIVGCIVAAACGYFDHSSIDSAPAATFLWVHTFPLKVYGPIVLPMLVMYIVLAQECIGDVTATCDVSRMEVEGEIYETRIQGAVLSDGLSGILSALFTLPPMSTFAQNNGVISLTKCANRQVGYWCCFFLLLMGIFAKFGAALVSIPKPVLGGMTTFLFTSVAVSGLKIISTIPFTRRDRFVLTGTLLFGFGAILVPNWFETFFHYSGSNQSLQGFLDAIILIMETGFAIAGVIGIILNLMIPQELDEDLMDDIEIQQGNLTALEGQRSALAEGGPVLTGKAKEAMSKDNGVSNPQNSFEGKDDRIFVSAGETSPST from the coding sequence ATGGAATTCGAAGAAAGCTCGCAAGAAGCGAGCGCTGTGCGAGTCGGGAGCAGGGTTAGAAGCACCTGGCAGAAAATCCTGCACAAGTTTACGACGAGAGAAGGCTTGTTAGGAGACTACGACTATGCCTTTTTGTTTACACCTTCGTACCCATTCAAAGACTGGGTCAACCGCAAACGCGGCATCGAGCCGATGCATAGAGATCAGCCATTTTTTTCCGTACACTCCGAAATGCCCATTCTTTTGGGTCTGCTACTGGGTCTTCAACACTCGTTGGCAATGTTAGCGGGTGTGATTACTCCCCCCATCATTATTTCATCTGTGGCGAATTTCCCTATGGAGGTTCAGCAGTATCTCGTGTCGGCATCGCTGATAGTTTCTGCCATCATGTCCAGCATACAGATCACAAGATTCCACATCCCTTACACACCCTACTATATCGGCTCTGGTCTTCTCTCCGTTGTTGGTACTTCTTTCGCCACTATCACAATTGTCGAGAAAGCCATTCCTGTCATGTACACCTCAGGCTTTTGCCCTATGGAAGCAGACGGCACAAAAGGGGCCTGTTACGCGGGATATGGTGCGTTGTTGGGGACCGCGGCTTGTTGTGCCTTGCTGGAAGTGGCTATGTCCTTCACACCTCCAAAGGTTTTGCAAAAGGTCTTTCCTAAAATTGTCACCGGTCCTGTCGTTCTTTGTATTGCAGTGAGTTTGATTCAAAGCGGCTTCAATGACTGGGTCGGTGGTTCCGGATGTGTTGGTGCTATTTGCCCATCTGAGGGTGCACCCATGGCTGGAGAGTGGGGCAGCGCAAGGTTCATTGGACTcggctttcttgttttcacGACCATCGTCACTTGTGAAAAATGGGGGTCTCCGATTATGAAATCTTGTGCCGTTATTGTCGGGCTTATTGTAGGTTGTATTGTTGCGGCCGCGTGTGGTTACTTCGACCATTCCTCTATCGACAGCGCACCAGCCGCCACCTTTTTGTGGGTCCACACGTTTCCGCTCAAGGTTTACGGCCCCATCGTGCTTCCCATGCTTGTAATGTACATTGTTCTGGCCCAAGAGTGTATTGGTGATGTTACGGCGACTTGCGACGTTTCCCGTATGGAAGTCGAGGGCGAAATATACGAAACAAGAATTCAGGGTGCGGTGCTGAGTGATGGTTTAAGTGGTATTCTATCTGCGCTTTTCACCCTCCCCCCAATGTCTACTTTTGCTCAGAACAATGGTGTTATTTCGTTGACGAAGTGCGCTAACAGACAAGTAGGCTACTGGTGTTGTTTTTTCCTTCTGCTAATGGGCATCTTTGCCAAGTTTGGTGCTGCCCTTGTGTCGATCCCAAAGCCTGTTCTTGGAGGAATGACAACTTTTCTATTCACCAGTGTGGCCGTTTCTGGTCTTAAGATTATATCAACAATCCCATTCACGAGGCGTGACAGATTCGTGCTTACAGGGACTCTGCTCTTTGGGTTTGGCGCTATCTTGGTACCAAACTGGTTTGAGACTTTCTTCCACTACTCGGGATCGAACCAATCGCTGCAGGGTTTCTTGGATGCCATTATTTTGATCATGGAGACGGGCTTTGCCATTGCAGGCGTTATAGGAATCATACTGAATTTGATGATTCCACAAGAGCTAGACGAGGACCTGATGGACGACATTGAAATCCAACAAGGCAACTTAACCGCTTTGGAGGGCCAACGGTCTGCCCTTGCTGAAGGAGGACCGGTGCTGACAGGCAAGGCGAAGGAAGCTATGTCCAAGGATAACGGTGTCAGTAATCCTCAGAATAGTTTCGAAGGAAAGGACGATAGAATATTTGTCTCTGCAGGAGAAACGTCTCCTTCAACCTAA
- the DSS4 gene encoding guanine nucleotide exchange factor DSS4 (similar to uniprot|P32601 Saccharomyces cerevisiae YPR017C DSS4 Nucleotide release factor functioning in the post-Golgi secretory pathway required for ER-to-Golgi transport binds zinc found both on membranes and in the cytosol guanine nucleotide dissociation stimulator), which translates to MTKLRCPFAGCDSCIVSAEEGRKVVLPAEVYDKLRLALPSNQAPRSGEFSVFEDIWDFDNIGVSRQVPTEIEAAAENAQELRFTWKERPYTLGKLQKYLICADCDRGPLGIVCEILDAEGARETVNLLSLASVLA; encoded by the coding sequence ATGACCAAACTGCGTTGCCCCTTCGCAGGGTGCGATAGCTGTATTGTTAGCGCAGAAGAGGGCCGCAAGGTAGTTCTACCGGCTGAGGTTTACGACAAATTAAGGCTGGCACTGCCCTCGAACCAGGCCCCACGCAGCGGGGAATTCTCTGTGTTCGAAGACATCTGGGACTTCGACAACATTGGGGTCTCACGGCAGGTGCCGACTGAGATCGAGGCTGCTGCCGAGAATGCACAGGAGCTGCGTTTTACCTGGAAGGAGCGGCCGTACACGCTGGGGAAACTGCAGAAGTACTTGATCTGCGCGGACTGCGACCGGGGCCCCTTAGGCATTGTGTGCGAGATCCTGGACGCCGAGGGCGCTCGCGAGACCGTGAACCTACTGAGTTTGGCCAGCGTGCTGGCGTGA
- the VMA7 gene encoding H(+)-transporting V1 sector ATPase subunit F (highly similar to uniprot|P39111 Saccharomyces cerevisiae YGR020C VMA7 Vacuolar H ATPase subunit F of the catalytic (V1) sector): protein MSENRSLIAIIGDEDTCTGLLLAGVGQISPSSQEKNFFMYQEGKTTREEILGAFDKFTQERDDIAILLINQHVAEKIRGQVDSYTAAFPAVLEIPSKEHPYDPEKDSVLKRVRRLFGE, encoded by the coding sequence ATGTCCGAAAACCGCTCTCTAATCGCTATTATCGGTGACGAAGACACCTGCACAGGCCTTTTGCTGGCCGGTGTTGGCCAGATTTCGCCATCAAGCCAGgagaagaacttctttATGTACCAAGAAGGCAAAACTACTCGTGAAGAAATTCTTGGTGCTTTTGACAAGTTTActcaagaaagagacgACATCGCGATTTTGTTGATTAACCAGCACGTTGCCGAGAAGATTAGGGGCCAGGTGGACAGCTACACTGCCGCCTTCCCCGCTGTTCTTGAGATTCCTTCCAAAGAGCATCCTTACGACCCTGAAAAGGATTcagttttgaagagggTCAGGAGACTTTTCGGAGAATAG